In Colias croceus chromosome 8, ilColCroc2.1, a genomic segment contains:
- the LOC123693536 gene encoding polypeptide N-acetylgalactosaminyltransferase 2-like has translation MRRNLKIVFLLGAAWMFFLFYYMQPDTAQNKEENIALRLIKQHQDIEEPESSPASPEEYGTGSTGRYFDEAGYVAGGNKDNDPYVRNRFNQAASDALPSNRGVPDTRNAMCRLKKYDEDLPQTSVIITFHNEARSTLLRTIVSVLNRSPEHLIKEIILVDDFSDNPDDGAALRAIRKVRVIRNSKREGLMRSRVRGADAATAPVLTFLDSHVECNVHWLEPLLQRVKEDPTRVVCPVIDVISMDTFQYIGASADLRGGFDWNLVFKWEYLSHAERSGRLSDPTQVIRTPMIAGGLFSMDRAYFNKLGKYDMKMDVWGGENLEISFRVWQCGGSLEIVPCSRVGHVFRKRHPYTFPGGSGAVFARNTRRAAEVWMDDYKELYYRSQPLAKQVEYGDISERKALRASLHCKPFRWYLSHVYPELQVPALGGARAVRRGARCLDTMGQLADGTPGLYPCHNTGGNQEWVFDNGLIRHHSLCISLSPAGLPVLVPCDQTDENQLWKTKGSLIRHLKTDACLDSDKSTLYLANCDKNKSSQMFSF, from the exons GAGGAAAACATAGCGCTTCGCCTCATAAAACAACACCAAGACATCGAGGAACCAGAGAGCAGTCCGGCCTCCCCCGAGGAGTACGGCACTGGGAGTACAGGGAGGTACTTCGACGAGGCGGGGTACGTCGCGGGAGGGAACAAGGATAATGATCCTTACGTCAGGAATCGGTTCAATCAAGCCGCGTCTGATGCGTTGCCTAGCAACCGCGGTGTGCCTGATACGAGGAATGCTAT GTGCCGGCTGAAGAAATACGACGAAGATCTGCCACAAACGAGTGTGATCATAACATTTCACAATGAGGCTCGGTCTACATTACTCCGCACTATTGTCAG tgtcCTCAATCGAAGTCCTGAGCACCTCATTAAAGAAATTATTCTCGTCGACGACTTTAGTGATAACC CTGACGATGGAGCGGCCCTTCGGGCGATACGAAAGGTGCGCGTCATCAGGAACTCAAAGCGCGAAGGGCTCATGCGATCCAGGGTGCGTGGGGCGGACGCGGCAACAGCGCCCGTGCTGACCTTCCTGGACTCACATGTGGAGTGCAACGTGCATTGGCTGGAGCCCCTGCTGCAGAGGGTTAAAGAG gatCCCACCCGAGTGGTATGTCCAGTAATAGACGTGATCAGCATGGACACCTTCCAGTACATTGGAGCATCAGCAGACCTACGGGGCGGCTTCGATTGGAACTTGGTGTTCAAG TGGGAATACCTATCACACGCTGAGCGAAGCGGTCGTCTCAGCGACCCCACGCAAGTGATCAGAACTCCAATGATAGCTGGTGGCCTGTTCAGTATGGACCGAGCGTACTTCAACAAGCTGGGCAAATACGATATGAAGATGGACGTGTGGGGAGGGGAGAACCTTGAGATCTCGTTCAG GGTATGGCAATGCGGTGGTTCGCTAGAGATAGTGCCCTGCTCCCGGGTGGGCCACGTCTTCCGCAAGCGACACCCCTACACGTTCCCGGGAGGTTCGGGAGCGGTATTTGCGCGGAATACCAGGAGAGCAGCTGAAGTGTGGATGGATGATTATAAGGAATTATACTACAGGTCTCAGCCGCTGGCCAAGCAAGTAGAGTATGGAGA CATATCGGAACGCAAGGCGCTCCGCGCGTCGCTGCACTGCAAGCCGTTCCGCTGGTACCTGTCGCACGTGTACCCCGAGCTGCAGGTGCCGGCGCTGGGCGGCGCGCGCGCGGTGCGCCGCGGCGCGCGGTGCCTCGACACCATGGGGCAGCTGGCGGATGGGACACCTG GACTGTACCCATGTCACAACACAGGCGGTAACCAAGAGTGGGTTTTCGACAACGGTCTGATCAGACACCACTCACTCTGCATTTCGCTGTCTCCCGCGGGTCTCCCCGTGCTCGTACCTTGCGACCAGACCGATGAGAATCAGCTCTGGAAAACTAAAGGATCCCTAATCAGACACCTTAAGACGGACGCATGTTTGGATTCAGATAAGTCCACTTTGTACTTGGCGAACTGTGATAAGAATAAATCGAGCCAAATGTTCTCCTTCTGA